One window of Desulfobacca acetoxidans DSM 11109 genomic DNA carries:
- a CDS encoding cobalt-precorrin-5B (C(1))-methyltransferase, with amino-acid sequence MQGLNHPEENGSVKLPGRRRQLKVGFSTGTAAAAAAQGALRELLGLPCSEAVEVSLPKGGKLTVPLLSHGSYGSRGEALVVKDGGDDPDATHGAVIGARVWFSSADCQESETFRGGEGVGRVTKPGLPVAVGEPAINPVPRRMLHQTTAAIRQLAGNNLPLRFTVEIFVPQGEEIARHTLNPRLGILGGISILGTTGLVRPFSHQAYRATVVSALKVARAVGLTGVVLTTGGKSEEYLKRIIPHLPEEGFVQMGDYVGFALKTAVRLGFSHLTIGAFFGKALKMAQGFSHTHASQGLANFGELGRWTEEITGDFLLSQAVVQANTARQVLEMLPEAHKKAMVAEVGRRMLAALRKLAGPGPELATVILDLDGLPLFWRDRVRGSS; translated from the coding sequence GTGCAAGGCTTAAATCATCCTGAGGAAAATGGATCGGTCAAGCTGCCCGGACGGCGTCGGCAGCTTAAGGTGGGTTTTTCCACCGGCACCGCGGCCGCCGCCGCCGCTCAGGGCGCCTTGCGGGAATTGCTTGGCCTGCCCTGTTCCGAAGCAGTGGAGGTTAGTCTTCCCAAAGGCGGGAAATTGACCGTCCCCCTGCTTAGCCATGGTAGCTACGGTTCCCGGGGCGAGGCCCTAGTGGTCAAAGACGGCGGGGACGACCCGGACGCCACTCATGGGGCGGTGATCGGTGCCCGGGTCTGGTTTTCCTCTGCAGATTGTCAGGAGTCAGAGACTTTCCGGGGGGGTGAAGGGGTAGGCCGGGTGACCAAGCCCGGACTGCCTGTGGCCGTCGGCGAACCGGCCATCAATCCGGTGCCCCGGCGCATGCTGCATCAGACTACGGCTGCCATACGGCAACTGGCCGGTAATAATCTACCCCTGAGGTTTACCGTGGAAATTTTTGTGCCCCAGGGGGAAGAAATCGCCCGCCACACACTCAATCCCCGGCTGGGAATCCTGGGGGGGATCTCCATTCTGGGCACCACCGGACTGGTCAGGCCCTTTTCCCACCAAGCGTATCGGGCGACCGTGGTGAGCGCCCTTAAAGTAGCCCGGGCCGTGGGACTTACTGGTGTTGTCCTCACTACCGGTGGCAAAAGCGAGGAGTATCTTAAGAGAATTATTCCCCATCTGCCGGAGGAGGGCTTTGTGCAGATGGGGGACTATGTGGGTTTCGCTCTGAAGACTGCGGTTAGGCTGGGATTCAGCCACCTCACCATAGGTGCCTTTTTTGGCAAGGCCTTGAAAATGGCCCAGGGTTTCAGCCATACTCATGCTTCCCAGGGGTTGGCCAACTTTGGAGAATTGGGCCGCTGGACCGAAGAAATCACCGGTGATTTCCTCCTGTCCCAAGCGGTGGTCCAAGCCAATACTGCCCGACAAGTTCTGGAAATGCTTCCGGAAGCACATAAAAAGGCAATGGTGGCAGAGGTGGGTCGTCGGATGCTGGCGGCCCTCCGGAAACTCGCTGGCCCCGGCCCCGAACTTGCCACAGTGATATTAGATCTCGACGGTCTTCCACTTTTTTGGCGAGACAGGGTGAGAGGATCGTCATGA
- a CDS encoding bifunctional cobalt-precorrin-7 (C(5))-methyltransferase/cobalt-precorrin-6B (C(15))-methyltransferase — translation MIPVQVVGLGMSLTDLTLRTLDIIKGAQVLVGGRRHLAYFPEHPAEKIILGKDPEHVILKLGELAQYRQIVILASGDPNFFGIGPMVVRLLGPENVRIHPNITAVQAASGRLQTAWQMAQVVSLHGRGWESLDAALNAPGLWFIYTDPAHAPDAIARRLLKSGRIEARLCVLEDLGLETERFAWMSLDEAADRTFSPLNIVVLDLISAPFRNRQGRLPGKDPMFHLGMPEEFYCPERGLITKAEVRAVVLAKLELYPGQVLWDIGAGTGSVGLEASLLIGRGRIVAVEKNPKRAAQITANREKLQVDNFEVICGRAPACLAVLTHPDRVFIGGGGVDLEDILCEVLSCLRPGGKVALTATLLETLEKARKILLRENYLIDIIQLQVSRAQPLAGGSYLQTLNPVWVITGSALAR, via the coding sequence ATGATCCCCGTCCAGGTGGTGGGTTTGGGGATGTCGTTAACCGACCTTACCCTCCGAACCCTTGATATCATCAAAGGAGCCCAGGTGCTGGTGGGGGGCAGGCGTCACCTGGCTTATTTTCCCGAACATCCTGCCGAAAAGATCATCTTGGGGAAGGACCCGGAACATGTGATTCTCAAACTAGGTGAACTGGCCCAGTATCGGCAGATAGTGATCCTGGCCTCAGGAGATCCCAATTTTTTCGGTATAGGCCCAATGGTGGTGCGTCTGTTAGGACCGGAAAACGTGAGAATTCACCCTAATATCACCGCAGTTCAGGCGGCGTCGGGTCGTCTGCAAACGGCCTGGCAGATGGCCCAAGTGGTGAGCCTGCACGGCCGGGGTTGGGAATCCCTCGATGCCGCCCTGAATGCGCCTGGCTTGTGGTTCATTTATACCGATCCGGCTCACGCGCCTGATGCTATCGCCCGACGCCTGCTAAAATCCGGGCGGATCGAAGCCCGGCTCTGCGTCCTGGAAGACTTGGGTCTGGAAACCGAACGATTTGCCTGGATGAGTTTGGATGAAGCGGCAGACAGGACCTTTTCCCCATTAAATATAGTGGTGTTGGATTTAATATCCGCTCCTTTCAGGAACCGTCAGGGTCGCCTCCCTGGAAAAGACCCGATGTTCCATCTGGGTATGCCGGAAGAGTTTTACTGCCCGGAACGAGGCTTGATTACCAAGGCCGAGGTGCGGGCCGTAGTTCTGGCGAAGCTCGAGCTTTATCCGGGCCAGGTGCTCTGGGATATTGGCGCCGGCACCGGTTCCGTGGGGTTGGAGGCCAGTCTCTTGATCGGTCGGGGACGCATCGTGGCCGTGGAAAAGAACCCGAAGCGCGCCGCCCAGATCACTGCCAACCGGGAAAAGTTACAGGTGGATAATTTCGAGGTCATCTGCGGTAGGGCTCCTGCATGTCTGGCCGTCCTGACTCATCCTGACCGGGTGTTTATCGGCGGCGGGGGCGTGGATCTGGAAGATATCCTCTGTGAGGTTCTGTCTTGCCTACGGCCGGGCGGCAAAGTGGCTCTCACCGCTACCCTCCTCGAAACTTTGGAAAAGGCCCGAAAGATTTTGCTCCGTGAGAATTATCTGATAGATATTATTCAACTTCAGGTCAGCCGGGCTCAGCCCTTGGCAGGGGGATCTTATTTACAGACACTGAACCCCGTATGGGTTATCACCGGTTCGGCCCTGGCGAGGTAA